From the Fusobacterium perfoetens genome, one window contains:
- a CDS encoding MurR/RpiR family transcriptional regulator, with translation MSVIDRINTMQNKFTSKEKKINKFIMANLDKIMYMNTYEIAEQCDTSQASVVRFAKKLGYSGFPELKVDFGKEIGRREAKDKITFTYEDISENGEIGETVKNVVKINTSIIQDTYSSLDIQTIEETVKTIKKARKVMIVGAGYSGVIARDLEYKLLELGINVIFQSDFHTLLATLPTLDERDALFVISQSGRTADIYCLVKEAKKRKIKIVAITQTCDNPIKNLADIQITTVVEKNNFRSTSLYSRISQLTIIDIIYVSLISSDKKLAEKYIGDAIEMVSKFKL, from the coding sequence GTGAGTGTAATAGATAGAATTAATACTATGCAAAATAAATTTACTTCTAAAGAAAAAAAAATAAATAAATTTATAATGGCAAACCTTGATAAAATTATGTATATGAATACTTACGAAATAGCAGAACAATGTGATACCAGTCAGGCATCGGTTGTTAGATTTGCCAAAAAACTTGGTTATTCTGGTTTTCCAGAATTAAAAGTGGATTTCGGAAAAGAGATTGGGCGGAGAGAGGCAAAAGATAAAATAACTTTTACCTATGAAGATATATCTGAAAATGGAGAGATTGGGGAAACTGTAAAAAATGTTGTTAAAATAAATACGAGTATAATTCAAGATACCTATTCATCTCTTGATATACAAACAATAGAAGAAACTGTAAAAACTATAAAAAAAGCTAGAAAAGTTATGATAGTTGGGGCAGGATATTCTGGAGTTATAGCGAGGGATTTGGAATATAAACTTCTTGAGCTTGGTATAAATGTTATTTTCCAAAGTGATTTTCATACTTTGCTTGCAACACTCCCTACACTAGATGAGAGAGATGCACTTTTCGTTATATCTCAAAGTGGTAGAACAGCTGATATATATTGTCTTGTAAAAGAAGCAAAAAAAAGAAAAATTAAAATAGTGGCAATCACTCAAACTTGTGATAACCCTATAAAAAATCTTGCTGATATTCAGATAACAACTGTTGTGGAAAAAAATAATTTTAGATCAACTTCATTATACTCAAGAATCTCTCAACTTACTATAATAGATATAATTTATGTATCATTGATTTCAAGTGATAAAAAACTTGCTGAAAAATATATCGGTGATGCGATTGAAATGGTTAGCAAATT